Proteins encoded within one genomic window of Alteribacter populi:
- a CDS encoding DUF4129 domain-containing transglutaminase family protein — protein MKRFDKEKSHTFVHFLVYALGFLLVWEWLKPIPLVTYTGEIEMFAYFAMLAFLLIFFKVPFYATIPLLFIGSLYGLHTIFHEGSFFSREGGGESVRFFFADLAQNFRFILSWDLYALTDPFRSFLFFLLLGLVAYLMYFWIFHIKKIFFFIFATIVYITLLDTFTVVDASMAIVRIVVISFFLVSMLHMLSVQAKEKEIGRRSASFMSTAWLYTLVVMILAATTIGYAAPKLEPQWDDPVPAMERWVTGETGIGGEGVRRVGYGDNDERLGGGFIQDDTPVFYAETEQPGYWRGESKHEYTGHGWVSSPQYEESSSVFQEEVDYYMYDSSVKTENYSTLLTMEEGVGYSNLFYPGQLTSLNVDTMGFSVDGQTDGAPVPQFETDVVGGEVVARGQGGNEDVQLLEYELQYDYPAFNIDTLESSDQEDPDDIRDLYLQLPDDLPERVVELAEEITDEHDNRYDKVVAVEQYFSENDFTYDTADIPVPEEGEDYVDQFLFDSRRGYCDNFSTSMAVLLRSVDIPTRWVKGFTEGESVENLDDGLERYEVTNGNAHSWVEVYFEGVGWVPFEPTQGFNNNVEFTEESEELDITTEDDEEDEDRESAEVPGQDDMTPPMEDDLDEGSAGPGSGGTFNLGSINWLTPKTFFISLIVLVIVLIMYQKKHRMLNRYFLWYYKLLGRDERFVEAYQRALWILDNEGIPRGDGETLREYAKRVDHITGTMAMGRLTDRYERVCYGGKNTKSNWSEEKHSWEELVNALKS, from the coding sequence ATGAAACGATTCGATAAAGAAAAATCTCATACATTTGTTCATTTTCTTGTGTACGCTCTCGGCTTCTTGCTTGTTTGGGAGTGGCTAAAGCCGATTCCCTTAGTGACGTATACCGGTGAAATTGAAATGTTTGCCTACTTTGCTATGTTGGCTTTTCTGTTAATCTTTTTTAAGGTTCCATTTTACGCTACGATCCCACTGCTCTTTATTGGGAGCTTGTATGGACTTCATACGATTTTTCACGAAGGCAGCTTTTTTAGCAGAGAAGGAGGCGGAGAATCAGTTCGCTTCTTTTTTGCAGACCTTGCACAAAACTTCCGGTTCATTCTATCTTGGGATCTCTATGCTTTAACCGATCCGTTCCGTTCGTTTTTGTTCTTTTTATTACTAGGGTTGGTCGCTTATTTAATGTATTTTTGGATTTTCCATATTAAGAAAATCTTCTTTTTTATTTTTGCAACGATTGTTTATATCACCCTTCTTGATACGTTTACTGTAGTTGATGCAAGTATGGCGATCGTTCGCATCGTCGTCATTAGCTTCTTTTTAGTAAGTATGCTTCACATGCTCAGTGTTCAGGCAAAAGAGAAAGAAATTGGCAGACGTTCTGCTTCCTTTATGTCAACAGCCTGGCTTTATACATTGGTCGTTATGATTTTGGCCGCGACGACAATCGGTTACGCAGCTCCGAAATTAGAGCCGCAGTGGGATGACCCTGTCCCGGCAATGGAACGGTGGGTTACAGGTGAAACGGGTATTGGCGGCGAAGGAGTCAGACGTGTAGGTTACGGGGACAACGATGAACGTTTGGGTGGCGGATTCATTCAGGATGATACTCCGGTCTTTTATGCGGAAACAGAACAGCCGGGGTACTGGCGAGGCGAATCAAAACATGAATATACGGGCCATGGCTGGGTTTCAAGTCCGCAGTACGAAGAGTCATCCTCCGTTTTCCAAGAGGAAGTAGATTATTACATGTACGACTCTTCTGTTAAAACTGAGAACTATTCAACATTGCTAACGATGGAAGAAGGGGTAGGCTATTCGAATCTTTTTTACCCTGGACAGCTTACGTCTTTAAACGTCGATACGATGGGCTTCTCTGTAGACGGCCAAACGGACGGAGCTCCTGTGCCGCAGTTTGAAACCGATGTCGTTGGCGGTGAAGTCGTTGCTCGGGGGCAGGGAGGAAATGAGGATGTTCAACTTTTAGAATATGAACTTCAATATGACTATCCTGCTTTTAATATTGATACACTAGAATCTTCAGATCAGGAAGACCCAGACGACATTCGCGATCTGTATTTACAGCTTCCTGACGATTTGCCTGAGCGAGTAGTTGAGCTGGCAGAAGAAATTACAGACGAACATGACAATCGTTATGATAAAGTGGTTGCAGTTGAGCAGTATTTTTCAGAAAATGACTTCACATACGATACCGCTGACATTCCTGTTCCAGAAGAAGGTGAAGACTACGTCGATCAATTTTTGTTCGATTCTCGTCGTGGCTATTGTGATAATTTTTCAACTTCCATGGCCGTTTTACTAAGGTCCGTTGATATTCCGACGCGCTGGGTGAAAGGCTTTACGGAAGGGGAGTCCGTTGAAAATCTCGACGATGGCCTGGAACGTTACGAAGTTACGAATGGAAATGCTCATTCTTGGGTAGAAGTTTACTTTGAAGGGGTAGGTTGGGTACCATTTGAACCGACACAAGGATTTAATAACAACGTCGAGTTCACTGAAGAAAGTGAAGAGCTAGATATTACCACAGAAGATGACGAAGAAGATGAGGATAGAGAGTCTGCTGAAGTGCCGGGCCAAGATGACATGACACCGCCGATGGAAGATGACCTTGATGAAGGCAGTGCCGGACCTGGTAGCGGAGGGACGTTTAACCTCGGCTCCATCAATTGGCTTACACCAAAAACGTTTTTCATTTCACTTATCGTCCTTGTCATAGTATTGATTATGTATCAGAAAAAACATCGGATGCTCAACCGGTATTTCTTATGGTATTACAAACTACTAGGGAGAGATGAACGTTTTGTAGAAGCCTATCAGCGTGCGCTTTGGATACTCGATAACGAAGGTATTCCACGAGGTGATGGAGAAACACTCAGGGAGTACGCTAAGCGCGTCGATCATATTACAGGCACAATGGCCATGGGGCGCTTAACAGATCGTTATGAAAGAGTATGTTATGGTGGGAAAAATACCAAAAGCAACTGGTCAGAAGAAAAGCATTCTTGGGAAGAGCTGGTTAATGCATTGAAGTCTTGA
- a CDS encoding NCS2 family permease yields MKGYFQFDELETNYRREFLGGLTTFLAMAYILFVNPNVLEPTGMDTGAVFVATALAAAIGTAIMGLVARYPIALAPGMGLNAFFTFSVVLGLGIPWETALLGVFISGIVFIIISVIGIRELIINAIPAELKYAAAAGIGLFIAFIGLQNAGIVVFSEDTMVQVGDLTNPTTLLAVFGVVITVILMTIGLKGGIFYGMIATAVAGVLFGLIEMPSSIVGSVPSLAPTFGAAFAPFGEMALSEIFTFQLLIVILTFLFVDFFDTAGTLYAVANQAGYVKNNKLPRAGRALLADSSASSIGAILGTSTTTAYIESSSGIAAGARTGFASLVTAFFFLIALFFSPLLVVVTGEVTAPALIIVGILMAGALSNIDWKQFEVAVPAFLTVIAMPLTYSIATGIALGFIMYPITMIAKGRWKEVHPIMYVMFFVFILYFVYLGE; encoded by the coding sequence ATGAAAGGTTACTTTCAGTTTGATGAATTAGAGACGAATTATCGTCGTGAATTTTTAGGTGGTTTGACGACATTTTTGGCGATGGCATACATTTTGTTTGTGAATCCTAATGTTCTTGAGCCGACGGGGATGGATACGGGTGCGGTGTTTGTAGCTACAGCACTTGCTGCAGCGATTGGAACCGCGATTATGGGGCTTGTTGCTCGTTATCCGATTGCCCTAGCACCAGGAATGGGACTTAACGCATTTTTCACGTTTTCGGTTGTCCTGGGTCTTGGGATTCCGTGGGAAACAGCTCTACTTGGTGTTTTTATTTCCGGTATTGTCTTTATAATCATTTCTGTCATCGGTATTCGTGAGTTAATTATTAATGCGATTCCAGCTGAACTTAAATACGCAGCAGCAGCAGGTATTGGATTATTTATTGCTTTTATTGGGCTGCAAAATGCTGGAATCGTCGTGTTTTCTGAAGATACAATGGTACAAGTAGGAGATCTTACGAATCCAACGACGTTACTTGCTGTATTTGGTGTAGTCATTACCGTCATTCTGATGACGATTGGCTTAAAAGGCGGTATCTTTTATGGAATGATCGCTACGGCTGTAGCAGGAGTTCTATTTGGACTTATTGAAATGCCAAGTTCCATTGTCGGATCAGTGCCAAGTCTGGCGCCAACGTTCGGAGCGGCTTTTGCCCCGTTCGGTGAAATGGCTTTATCTGAAATTTTCACATTTCAACTATTAATTGTTATCTTAACGTTCTTATTTGTAGATTTCTTTGATACAGCGGGAACTTTATATGCTGTTGCAAACCAAGCTGGCTATGTGAAAAATAACAAGCTTCCAAGAGCGGGCCGCGCGTTATTGGCGGACTCTTCCGCATCGTCTATTGGTGCGATTCTTGGTACATCGACTACGACGGCTTATATCGAATCGTCTTCAGGAATTGCTGCAGGTGCCCGAACAGGGTTTGCCTCCCTTGTCACAGCGTTCTTTTTCTTGATAGCTTTGTTTTTCTCACCACTCCTTGTGGTCGTAACAGGAGAAGTAACAGCTCCTGCATTGATTATTGTCGGTATTCTGATGGCTGGTGCTCTTTCCAATATTGACTGGAAACAGTTTGAAGTAGCTGTACCTGCATTTTTAACGGTGATCGCGATGCCATTAACGTATAGTATTGCCACAGGAATTGCTCTCGGGTTTATCATGTACCCAATTACGATGATCGCGAAAGGTCGTTGGAAAGAAGTTCATCCAATCATGTACGTGATGTTCTTTGTGTTCATTCTTTATTTTGTTTATCTAGGTGAATAA
- the guaA gene encoding glutamine-hydrolyzing GMP synthase translates to MQEINEKIIVLDFGGQYNQLITRRIRDLGVFSELHSHKVTAEEIKEMNPTGIIFSGGPGSAYVEGAPSCDEKIFDLGIPVLGICYGMQLMTHHFEGKVEAANHREYGKAIIDVENENKLFEGLPKEQSVWMSHGDKVVAPPAGFVVDATNVSCPVAAMSDVRRKLYGVQFHPEVRNSEYGNELLKNFVYSICECEGNWSMENYIDMEVDKIREAVGDRQVLCALSGGVDSSVVAALVHKAIGDQLTCMFIDHGLLRKGEADSVMKTFTEGFDMKVVKIDAQERFLSKLAGVSDPEQKRKIIGNEFIYVFEEEAGKLKDMDFLAQGTLYTDIIESGTDTAQTIKSHHNVGGLPEDMKFDLIEPLNTLFKDEVREVGSELGLPDEVVWRQPFPGPGLGIRVLGEITDEKLEIVRESDAILREEVKNAGLEREIWQYFTALPDMRSVGVMGDERTYDYTVGVRAVTSIDGMTSDWARIPYDVLEKISTRIVNEVAHVNRVVYDITSKPPSTIEWE, encoded by the coding sequence ATGCAGGAGATTAACGAAAAGATTATTGTCCTTGATTTCGGAGGACAGTATAACCAGCTGATTACACGTCGTATTCGTGATCTTGGAGTGTTTAGTGAGTTGCACTCCCACAAAGTAACGGCAGAAGAAATTAAAGAAATGAATCCAACAGGCATTATTTTTTCAGGTGGGCCGGGAAGTGCTTACGTTGAAGGAGCACCTTCTTGTGATGAAAAGATTTTTGATTTAGGCATTCCGGTTTTAGGGATTTGCTATGGTATGCAGCTGATGACACATCACTTTGAGGGAAAAGTGGAAGCGGCAAATCACCGAGAATACGGAAAAGCGATCATTGATGTTGAAAACGAAAATAAACTATTTGAAGGACTTCCAAAAGAGCAGTCTGTTTGGATGAGTCACGGTGATAAAGTGGTGGCACCTCCTGCTGGTTTTGTTGTCGATGCTACGAATGTCTCTTGTCCGGTTGCGGCAATGAGTGATGTACGCCGTAAACTATACGGGGTTCAATTCCACCCGGAAGTACGAAACAGTGAGTACGGAAATGAACTTTTGAAGAACTTTGTCTATAGTATTTGTGAATGTGAAGGCAACTGGTCGATGGAAAATTATATCGATATGGAAGTTGACAAAATACGTGAAGCTGTTGGCGATCGTCAAGTGTTGTGCGCTCTAAGCGGAGGTGTAGACTCTTCTGTTGTAGCCGCTCTTGTTCATAAAGCGATTGGTGATCAGCTTACGTGTATGTTTATTGATCACGGCTTGCTTCGAAAAGGGGAGGCTGACAGTGTGATGAAGACCTTCACTGAAGGGTTTGACATGAAGGTCGTAAAAATTGATGCCCAAGAGCGTTTCCTTTCAAAGCTAGCGGGGGTATCCGATCCTGAGCAAAAACGTAAAATTATCGGTAATGAGTTTATTTACGTGTTTGAAGAAGAAGCAGGTAAACTTAAGGACATGGACTTTTTGGCTCAAGGAACGCTGTATACTGATATTATCGAAAGCGGCACGGATACGGCACAAACGATTAAGTCTCACCATAACGTAGGTGGACTGCCGGAAGATATGAAATTTGATCTAATTGAACCGTTGAACACACTGTTTAAAGATGAGGTGCGTGAGGTCGGTTCTGAGCTGGGTCTTCCGGACGAAGTCGTGTGGCGCCAGCCGTTCCCAGGACCAGGGCTTGGTATCCGAGTACTTGGAGAGATCACAGATGAGAAACTAGAAATTGTCCGTGAATCTGATGCTATTTTACGCGAAGAAGTGAAAAATGCTGGTCTTGAACGTGAAATCTGGCAGTACTTCACAGCGCTTCCGGATATGCGAAGTGTCGGTGTAATGGGTGATGAAAGAACGTATGACTATACAGTAGGTGTGCGTGCTGTAACTTCGATCGATGGCATGACTTCTGACTGGGCGCGCATTCCTTACGATGTGCTAGAGAAAATTTCTACACGTATTGTAAATGAAGTTGCTCACGTAAACCGGGTTGTGTATGACATAACATCTAAGCCACCTTCAACGATTGAGTGGGAATAA
- a CDS encoding DUF58 domain-containing protein — translation MSYLKSVYLAVKKVMKLIALVAVVVGTFSYAMFQGGFVSWFLFYAVTTIFVVMLLYIAIPLGALEVTRSFGQSAAVAGSKMTVTVTIKRKWPFPFLYLVVEDEMDEGLERQLDCSPKMIFYPTVKKELTFQYTIPSLKRGEYAFKGTRLETSDMFGLFQKQKYVAASEDLLVYPDYHHIERWSAYERHDTETRLSAADFVEDVTSVAGAREYVPGDKLTSIDWKVSARANKLMTKEFEEYIGQNFLMVLNERVADYQSDTLEAFEKGIELITSVVMYSHRRQLQYGLWSMGEHVTKFPLDAGADQQQRLVYHLAKVKATRTGDFEARFREESDQIPKGTSFILVTTELSDELLNRVKILLSRRVQVYVCLMVTKVDRDPWEKERFYELKRQGAVTYMISDGNLSDAISTNEGERYETIR, via the coding sequence ATGAGCTACCTGAAATCGGTGTACCTGGCAGTAAAAAAAGTGATGAAGCTTATTGCTCTAGTAGCAGTTGTTGTTGGAACGTTTAGCTATGCGATGTTTCAAGGCGGCTTTGTGAGCTGGTTTTTGTTTTATGCGGTAACAACGATTTTTGTCGTGATGCTTTTGTATATAGCGATTCCTTTAGGAGCTTTGGAAGTAACGAGATCTTTCGGACAGTCGGCTGCTGTTGCTGGTTCGAAAATGACAGTGACGGTAACCATCAAAAGAAAGTGGCCGTTTCCGTTTTTATACTTGGTCGTAGAAGATGAGATGGACGAAGGGTTGGAGAGACAGCTTGATTGTTCTCCGAAAATGATTTTTTACCCGACCGTCAAAAAAGAATTGACATTTCAATATACGATTCCTTCGTTGAAGCGGGGGGAGTATGCATTTAAAGGGACTCGTTTAGAGACGAGTGATATGTTCGGGTTGTTTCAAAAACAAAAGTATGTAGCTGCTTCCGAGGACCTTCTTGTTTACCCGGATTATCATCACATTGAACGCTGGTCCGCTTATGAAAGGCACGATACCGAAACGCGGTTGTCGGCAGCTGATTTTGTAGAGGATGTAACGTCAGTTGCTGGGGCGAGGGAATATGTACCGGGGGACAAGTTAACGAGTATTGATTGGAAAGTGAGCGCTCGTGCGAATAAGCTCATGACGAAAGAGTTTGAGGAGTATATTGGGCAGAATTTCCTTATGGTCTTAAACGAGCGTGTAGCTGATTATCAGTCGGACACATTGGAGGCTTTTGAAAAAGGAATAGAGCTTATTACGTCAGTTGTAATGTACTCCCATCGCAGACAGCTTCAGTATGGGCTTTGGTCAATGGGGGAGCATGTAACAAAATTCCCTTTGGATGCTGGTGCAGATCAGCAGCAGCGACTCGTTTATCATTTGGCAAAAGTGAAAGCGACAAGGACAGGGGACTTTGAAGCGCGCTTTCGTGAAGAAAGTGATCAAATCCCAAAAGGAACATCGTTCATTTTAGTTACAACGGAATTAAGTGATGAACTTCTTAACCGTGTGAAAATTTTGTTAAGCAGACGTGTACAGGTGTATGTTTGCTTAATGGTGACAAAAGTGGACCGGGACCCTTGGGAGAAAGAACGCTTTTATGAACTAAAGCGGCAAGGGGCCGTGACTTATATGATTTCAGACGGTAATTTATCAGACGCGATCTCTACAAATGAAGGTGAGCGCTATGAAACGATTCGATAA
- a CDS encoding isoprenylcysteine carboxyl methyltransferase family protein, which yields MMMLFGTLIGIIVAQRGIELVVAKNNERWMREKGAREFGESHYKWIVVMHASFFLILIAEVFMLEKSAITWWALPFTIFLLAQAGRIWALTSLGRYWNTKIIVLPGAKLVKKGPYRWLSHPNYAIVTIEFLVIPLIFEAYLTCILFTLLNGLILLKVRIPEEEKALGWATEQVGNK from the coding sequence ATGATGATGCTTTTTGGGACGTTAATCGGGATCATAGTGGCACAGCGAGGAATAGAACTTGTTGTAGCCAAAAATAATGAACGATGGATGCGCGAAAAAGGAGCCCGTGAATTTGGCGAATCTCACTACAAGTGGATTGTGGTTATGCATGCGAGCTTCTTTCTCATTCTCATTGCTGAAGTGTTTATGCTAGAAAAGTCAGCGATCACTTGGTGGGCACTCCCGTTTACGATCTTCCTTTTAGCTCAGGCTGGACGGATATGGGCACTCACATCACTTGGGCGCTATTGGAATACAAAAATCATAGTATTACCTGGTGCGAAGTTAGTTAAAAAAGGTCCGTATCGCTGGCTCAGTCATCCAAACTATGCGATTGTTACGATAGAATTTCTCGTGATCCCGCTCATTTTCGAAGCATATCTCACGTGTATACTCTTTACGCTATTGAATGGGCTCATTCTATTAAAAGTGCGGATTCCAGAAGAAGAAAAAGCACTCGGATGGGCGACGGAACAAGTCGGGAATAAATGA
- a CDS encoding M42 family metallopeptidase — MSYPNADKTIELIKELVEIPSPSGNTDEVISFVEGVLRDLQVGTKRNRKGGLIATIPGKDSDQHRMLTAHVDTLGAIVKEVKASGRLKLDLIGGFKYNSIEGEYCQIETTAGEKYSGTILMHQTSVHVYKNAGKAERNQDNMEIRIDEKVHSADEVRALGIEVGDFVSFNPRAEVLANGYIKSRHLDDKASVGILLQLIKQVKEESVELPYTTHFLISNNEEIGYGGNSNITPETVEYLAVDMGAMGDGQSTDEYTVSICVKDASGPYHYGLRKHLVQLARENEVNYKLDIYPYYGSDASAAIRAGHDIVHGLVGPGIDSSHAFERTHRSSIEETTKLLYHYLQSELV, encoded by the coding sequence ATGAGTTATCCGAATGCTGATAAAACGATTGAATTGATTAAAGAATTAGTAGAGATTCCGAGTCCTTCTGGGAATACGGACGAAGTAATTTCATTTGTAGAGGGGGTTCTTCGTGACCTGCAAGTGGGAACAAAGCGGAACCGAAAAGGTGGATTGATTGCTACGATTCCAGGAAAGGATAGCGATCAACATCGCATGCTAACCGCTCACGTTGATACGTTAGGCGCGATCGTCAAGGAAGTAAAAGCGAGTGGCCGCTTGAAGCTCGACCTTATCGGCGGTTTTAAATACAACTCGATTGAAGGCGAGTATTGTCAAATTGAAACGACCGCTGGAGAGAAATATAGTGGAACGATTCTCATGCATCAAACGTCGGTCCATGTGTATAAAAACGCTGGGAAAGCTGAGCGTAATCAAGATAATATGGAAATCCGTATTGATGAAAAAGTACATAGTGCTGATGAAGTCCGTGCTCTTGGAATTGAAGTTGGTGACTTTGTCTCGTTTAATCCCAGGGCCGAAGTGTTGGCTAATGGCTACATCAAGTCTCGCCATTTAGACGATAAAGCGAGTGTCGGTATCCTTTTACAATTAATCAAACAAGTGAAGGAAGAAAGCGTGGAGCTGCCTTATACAACGCATTTTTTGATCTCAAACAATGAAGAAATCGGATACGGCGGGAATTCGAACATCACACCTGAGACAGTAGAATATTTAGCTGTCGATATGGGAGCGATGGGTGATGGTCAATCTACCGATGAATACACCGTGTCGATATGCGTAAAAGATGCGAGTGGCCCTTATCACTATGGATTGCGTAAGCATTTAGTTCAGCTTGCAAGAGAAAATGAAGTGAACTATAAGCTTGATATTTATCCTTACTATGGCTCAGATGCCTCAGCGGCGATCCGTGCGGGACATGATATTGTACATGGGTTAGTCGGTCCCGGAATTGATTCCTCTCATGCGTTTGAAAGAACCCATCGTTCCTCAATTGAAGAAACGACGAAGTTACTTTATCACTATTTGCAGTCGGAGTTGGTGTAA
- a CDS encoding type III polyketide synthase: MPRVLSISTEVPPHTVEQNETEAIVKEMFRESFTDIDRLMKIFGNGQIQRRNFVVPKEWFAEDHSFEEKNDLYIKEAVHLGTEAVRTCLAPNEFLNEAIDYNDIDAIIYVSSSGLATPTIDARIINQLPFSPHIKRIPLWGLGCAGGAAGVSRAYEYCRAYPDAKVLVLCVELCSITFQRNDIRKSNLVGTSLFADGVACALVVGDNVETENNQALPAIPHILGTQSTLMKDSEDVMGWDVKNEGLHVIFSRDIPSIIKEWLRPNVDMFLEQQGLTKEDIAHFVAHPGGKKVLEAYETAMNYSKQMTEIPRTVLENHGNMSAPTVLYVLKETMLQRPESGSQGIMTALGPGFCSEILHLKWEAVR; encoded by the coding sequence ATGCCAAGAGTCTTATCGATAAGTACGGAAGTGCCACCTCATACAGTAGAACAAAATGAAACGGAAGCCATTGTCAAAGAAATGTTTCGCGAGTCATTTACTGATATTGATCGTCTAATGAAGATTTTTGGGAATGGTCAGATTCAAAGGCGGAATTTCGTCGTTCCGAAAGAATGGTTTGCTGAAGATCATTCGTTTGAAGAAAAGAATGACTTATACATAAAAGAAGCGGTACACCTAGGAACTGAGGCAGTCCGCACATGCCTTGCTCCAAACGAATTTCTTAATGAGGCCATCGACTATAATGACATTGATGCGATCATTTACGTATCGAGCTCGGGCTTAGCTACACCAACGATCGATGCACGAATTATCAACCAACTGCCGTTTTCTCCGCACATTAAACGCATCCCGCTCTGGGGACTAGGGTGTGCAGGCGGGGCAGCTGGTGTGAGCCGGGCCTATGAGTATTGCCGAGCCTATCCAGATGCCAAGGTTCTCGTCTTGTGTGTTGAGCTATGTAGTATAACCTTTCAGAGAAATGACATCAGAAAAAGCAACCTCGTTGGCACGTCGTTATTTGCAGATGGAGTCGCTTGTGCCCTTGTAGTAGGAGACAACGTTGAGACCGAGAATAATCAAGCATTACCGGCGATTCCGCATATTCTTGGCACACAGTCTACTCTCATGAAGGACAGTGAAGATGTGATGGGGTGGGATGTGAAAAATGAAGGCCTCCACGTCATTTTTTCCCGCGATATCCCGTCTATTATAAAGGAGTGGCTAAGGCCAAACGTTGACATGTTTCTCGAACAACAAGGCTTAACAAAAGAAGACATTGCTCACTTTGTTGCCCATCCTGGTGGAAAGAAAGTACTGGAAGCATACGAAACAGCAATGAATTACTCTAAACAAATGACAGAAATACCGAGAACAGTCCTTGAAAACCACGGAAACATGAGCGCGCCTACCGTACTCTATGTATTAAAAGAAACGATGCTTCAGCGGCCAGAGAGTGGGAGCCAGGGGATCATGACCGCATTAGGACCTGGTTTTTGTTCTGAAATTCTTCACTTGAAATGGGAGGCGGTCAGATGA